A single Populus nigra chromosome 13, ddPopNigr1.1, whole genome shotgun sequence DNA region contains:
- the LOC133671710 gene encoding heavy metal-associated isoprenylated plant protein 39-like isoform X1 — protein sequence MKVRSKAVLRLDLHEEKAKKKAMKTVSRLPGVHSISMEMKDQKLTVIGDIDPVHIVAKLRKLCCTEIVTVEPAKEPEKQKEEPKKEEPKKQDQDLHIIAYHYHYPHVVSVEEDPNAICVIS from the exons ATGAAGGTGAGATCA AAAGCTGTGCTGAGATTGGATCTGCATGAAGAGAAAGCTAAGAAGAAAGCCATGAAGACAGTCTCTAGGCTTCCag GGGTGCATTCAATATCCATGGAGATGAAGGACCAGAAGCTGACAGTGATAGGGGACATTGATCCAGTACACATAGTTGCCAAACTGAGAAAGCTGTGCTGCACAGAAATAGTTACAGTAGAACCGGCAAAAGAACCCGAAAAGCAAAAGGAGGAACCCAAGAAAGAAGAGCCGAAGAAGCAAGATCAAGATCTGCACATCATTGCTTATCATTACCATTATCCACATGTTGTAAGTGTTGAGGAGGATCCTAATGCAATTTgtgtcatttcttaa
- the LOC133671710 gene encoding heavy metal-associated isoprenylated plant protein 39-like isoform X2: MKKAVLRLDLHEEKAKKKAMKTVSRLPGVHSISMEMKDQKLTVIGDIDPVHIVAKLRKLCCTEIVTVEPAKEPEKQKEEPKKEEPKKQDQDLHIIAYHYHYPHVVSVEEDPNAICVIS, translated from the exons ATGAAG AAAGCTGTGCTGAGATTGGATCTGCATGAAGAGAAAGCTAAGAAGAAAGCCATGAAGACAGTCTCTAGGCTTCCag GGGTGCATTCAATATCCATGGAGATGAAGGACCAGAAGCTGACAGTGATAGGGGACATTGATCCAGTACACATAGTTGCCAAACTGAGAAAGCTGTGCTGCACAGAAATAGTTACAGTAGAACCGGCAAAAGAACCCGAAAAGCAAAAGGAGGAACCCAAGAAAGAAGAGCCGAAGAAGCAAGATCAAGATCTGCACATCATTGCTTATCATTACCATTATCCACATGTTGTAAGTGTTGAGGAGGATCCTAATGCAATTTgtgtcatttcttaa